Below is a genomic region from Lonsdalea populi.
CCTGCCGTCTACGGTTGTTGTGACGAGGACTACTGCTGCGGCGCTGCGAATTCTGGCGGCGCGGACCGGAAGCAGAACGCGGACGCGTCAGGCGTTTCGGAGGCGGAAAATCACTCAGCAACGCTTCGCTGTTGTACTTGCTGACCGGAATACGGTGCCCGGTATACTCTTCAATCGCAGGCAGATTCAGCGCGTACTCTTCGCAGGCCAGGCTGATGGAACAGCCGCTTTCGCCAGCACGGCCGGTACGACCGATACGGTGAACGTAATCTTCGCAATCATCCGGCAGGTCGTAGTTGAAGACGTGCGTAACCAGCGGAATATGCAGGCCGCGCGCGGCGACATCGGTGGCAACCAGAATGTCGATATTGCCGTGGGTGAAATCTTCCAGAATGCGCAGGCGTTTTTTCTGCGGCACATCACCGGTCAGCAGTCCGACGCGGTGACCATCGGCGGCCAGATGACCCCAAACGTCTTCGCAACGGTGCTTGGTATTGGCGAAGATAATGCAACGATCCGGCCACTCTTCCTCGATGAGAGTCTGCAGCAGACGCATCTTCTCTTCGTTAGACGGATAGAACAGCTCTTCTTTGATCCGGTGACCGGTTTTCTGTTCCGGCTCCACTTCCACATATTCCGCGTTGTTCATCTGCTCGAAAGCGAGTTCGCGGACACGATAGGACAGCGTGGCGGAAAACAGCATGTTGAGACGCTGATCGGTGGCCGGCATGCGTCGGAACAGCCAACGGATATCCTTAATGAAGCCCAGATCGTACATACGATCCGCTTCATCCAGCACCACAACCTGAATCGCGCCCAGATTAACGTAGTCCTGCTTCGCATAGTCGATCAGACGACCTGTGGTGCCGATCAGAATATCGACGCCGCTCTCCAGCACTTTCAGCTGTTTGTCGTAGCCGTCGCCGCCATAGGCCAGGCCCAGTTTCAATCCGGTGGCTTTAGCCAGCGCTTCGGCGTCTGCATGGATCTGCACGGCGAGTTCACGCGTCGGCGCCATAATCAGCGCACGAGGCTGGTTGGTTTCGCGTTCAGCCGAAGTGGGATGGGAAAGCAGATAATGGAAAGTAGACGCCAGAAACGCCAGCGTCTTGCCGGTACCGGTTTGCGCCTGACCTGCGACATCACGGCCTGACAACGTCAGCGGTAATGTCAGCGCCTGAATCGGCGTGCAGTTATGAAACCCTTTACTTTCAAGCGCTTCTATAACCTGCGGGTGCAGTGCGAAGTCGGAAAACTTCTGTTCGGTTAAGTGTGTTTTGCTCATAGTATGGTAGAATATCAGCTAACTATTGCTTTACAAAAGCGTATCCAGTGAAATAAGAAATAAAGCCAACCCCGAGGTTGGTTAATGCTACACCAACTGGTTGGACATAATCCTGCGGAGTAAAACATGAGCGATAAAATTATTCACCTGACCGACGGCACTTTCGATAAAGATGTATTGCAGGCCGAGGGCGTAACGCTGGTTGATTTCTGGGCTGAATGGTGTGGTCCTTGTAAAATGATCGCTCCTATTCTGAATGAAATCTCCGAGGAATACGCGGACAGACTCACTGTAGCCAAACTCAACATTGATGAAAACCCGGCGACGGCACCTAAATACGGCATTCGCGGAATCCCGACGCTGCTGCTGTTTAAAAATGGCGAAGTGGCGGCCACGAAAGTCGGCGCATTATCCAAAGGTCAGTTGAAAGAGTTCATCGAAGCTAACCTGTAATCCGCACTGAACGGGGCGGTTCCCAGGGCGTCTTCCGGCAATGAGAATTTCTCTTACTGACCGCTGGACGCCCACAGGGAAGCATGCTAGATTCATCCTCACTGCATACCGTACTTACCTGTAGTTTGAGCTCTTCGGGCTTGAGCCTAAAGTTAGAATCTGAAGTAATATCCTGTGTCAAAATCGGAAAAAGTCATTTAAGTTAACGACGTTCTTCTCCCCCGGTTTGGCAATCTGACAGTTATAAATTAATTTGTTTTGAAGGTTTCTTCGATCTTTGCCGTATGTATGCGCAGAGTCCGCATGATTCAGTCCGGCACAAAGCTGGCGTTCGGTGATTGAAGGCCGTTATAAGAGGCACGGATGATCCTGCCATACCATTCACGTTAATAGTTCGAGATTTACCCCGAGTTTAAGAACCCACCATTATGAATCTTACCGAATTAAAGAATACGCCAGTTTCTGAGTTAATCACTCTTGGCGAAAATATGGGGCTGGAAAACCTAGCCCGTATGCGTAAACAGGACATCATTTTCGCCATACTGAAGCAGCATGCAAAGAGTGGCGAAGATATTTTCGGCGATGGTGTGCTGGAGATATTGCAGGATGGGTTTGGTTTTCTTCGTTCCGCCGACAGCTCCTACCTCGCCGGTCCTGATGACATCTACGTTTCCCCCAGCCAAATCCGTCGTTTTAATCTCCGTACTGGCGATACCATTTCCGGTAAAATTCGCCCCCCCAAAGAAGGCGAACGCTACTTCGCTCTGCTGAAAGTTAATGAAGTCAACTACGACAAACCGGAAAATGCCCGCAGTAAGATTCTGTTCGAAAACCTGACGCCACTGCATGCCAATTCGCGTCTGCGTATGGAACGCGGCAACGGTTCGACTGAAGATTTGACGGCTCGCGTGCTGGATTTGGCTTCTCCGATCGGCCGTGGTCAGCGTGGCCTGATTGTGGCGCCGCCGAAAGCGGGTAAAACCATGCTGCTGCAGAATATCGCGCAGAGCATCGCCTACAATCACCCGGACTGCGTGCTGATGGTGCTGCTGATCGACGAACGTCCGGAAGAAGTGACCGAGATGCAGCGTCTGGTGAAAGGCGAAGTTATCGCTTCCACCTTTGACGAACCGGCATCTCGCCACGTTCAGGTTGCCGAAATGGTGATTGAGAAAGCAAAACGTCTGGTTGAGCACAAGAAAGACGTCATCATTCTGCTGGACTCCATTACCCGTCTGGCTCGCGCCTACAACACGGTCGTTCCGTCCTCCGGTAAAGTGTTGACCGGTGGGGTAGACGCCAACGCCCTGCATCGTCCGAAGCGTTTCTTCGGTGCGGCACGTAACGTTGAGGAAGGCGGGAGCCTGACCATCATCGCCACCGCGCTGGTTGATACCGGTTCGAAGATGGATGAAGTGATTTACGAAGAGTTTAAAGGCACGGGTAACATGGAACTGCACCTCTCTCGTAAAATCGCAGAAAAACGCGTCTTCCCGGCCATTGACTACAACCGTTCCGGTACGCGTAAAGAAGAGCTGCTTGCCAGCTCCGAGGAACTGCAGAAAATGTGGATTCTTCGTAAGATCATCCATCCGATGGGTGAGATCGACGCCATGGAATTCCTGATCAACAAGCTGGCCATGACGAAGACCAACGATGAGTTCTTCGACATGATGAAACGTTCGTAAATTACGCTATTGGTTTGAGAAAACGCCACGCTGAGTCGTGGCGTTTTTTATTTTGCTCTATAATGCGGGCGTGGAAGAGTTTTGGCGTAATCACGTGCTGCTTAGTGCATCACCTCATGCCTTGCCCATATACCGTTTTGTCCTGTGCTCTTCATGCTTTTGTCTATGAAAAGTTAGGTAAAATAAAGCATTCATAAAACAGCCAGTTGTATTATCAAGCGCTGTAAATCGTGAACTTACTCATGATGAGTACTCAATTAGCGTCTACATTTCTGTTTTCTTTTCTTTTTCTGCTGCTGGCTCGCAAAGTAGCGAGAAAAAACGGGCTGGTTGATCGCCCTAACTTCCGCAAGCGCCATCAGGGACTGATACCCTTGGTGGGGGGGATTTCGGTTTATGCCGGGGTCTGCTTCACTTTTCTCATGACCGATGACTACATTCCCCATGCCCGCCTCTATCTGGTCTGCGCGGGCATTCTGGTCGTCGTCGGTGCGCTCGACGATCGCTTTGACATCAGCGTGCGACTACGCGCTACGGTGCAGGCGGCGGTCGCGGCGGCGATGATGGGATTTGCCGGTCTGACGCTCCAGCACCTGGGTTACATCTTCGGGGACTGGAATCTCAGTCTCGGGCCTTTCAATTATCTGCTGACGCTATTCGCCGTTTGGGCCGCGATCAATGCGTTCAATATGGTGGATGGCATCGACGGGCTGTTGGGCGGTCTATCCAGCGTGTCTTTCGGTGCGATCGGTATTCTGCTTTACCGCAGCGGCAACCATAGCCTGGCGCTGTGGAGTTTTTCGATGATTGCCGCGACCTTACCCTATATCCTCCTGAATCTCGGCGCTTTCGGCCGGCGATATAAAGTGTTTATGGGCGATGCGGGCAGCACCATGATGGGCTTTACGGCGATTTGGCTCCTGTTGCAAAGTACGCAGGGAGAAGGGCATCCCATCAATCCGGTGACGGCGCTGTGGATCATCGCCATACCGCTGATGGATATGGTGGCCATTATGTATCGCCGTTTGCGCAAAGGTATGAGTCCGTTTTCCGCGGATCGCCAGCATATCCATCATTTGATCATGCGGGCAGGCTTCACCTCTCGTCAGGCGTTTGTGCTGATTACGCTGTCAGCCGCCATGCTGGCGGCGATAGGCATGGCGGGAGAGTTTCTGCCCTTCATTCCTGAATGGCTGATGCTCGCCTTATTCCTGCTCATGTTTTCCCTCTACGGCTTCTGCCTGAAACGCGCGTGGCGGGTTGCGCGTTTTGTGAAGCGGGTAAAACGTCAGCTGCGCGAGCGGTCTTACTCACAACCACGATAAATCTGGGGATAGAATGAGTACAGAGAATCACGTTGTCCGGCACAACCCGTGGGATAATGAACTGGATATCCGCGGCTTGTTCCAGGTGCTTTGGCGAGGAAAAAGCTGGATCGCAGGTTCGGTCATGTTGTTCACCGCTCTGGCTATGCTGTATGCCTGGCTGGCGCCGCAGGAGTGGAGCGCCACGGCGATCACGGATAAACCCACCGTGAATATGCTGGGTGGGTTCTACTCGCAGCAACAGTTTCTGCGCAACCTGGATGCCAAATCTTTTGCGAACCCGCCCGCAGATCAGCTTTCCATCACGGCGGAATCCTATTCGGAGTTTGTGATGCAGGCCGCGGCATACGATACACGACGTGATTTCTGGCTACAGTCTGCCTATTATCGTGAGCGTCAGACAGGCGACGCGAGAGCGGACGCCGCGTTGCTGGACGAATTGGTCAATCAGATTCAGTTTACGCCGTATGACGAGGCTAAAAAAACCAACGATAGTGTGAAGCTGACGGCGGAAACGTCGGCTGATGCGAATGTCCTGCTGCGGCAATATGTTGCGTTCGCCAGTCAGCGTGCGGCGTCGCATCTGAACGAGGCGCTCGACGGCGCCTGGGCGGCTCGCACTGTTTTTATGCGTTCGCAGATCAAGCAGCAGGAATCCGTCGCTAAGGCGGCCTACGATCGTGAGCTGCACGTCGTCGAACTGGCCTTGCAGGCCGCTCGCCAGCAAGGGATTCGCCAGAATGCGGCGGAGACGCCCGCCAACGAGCTGCCGCCTTCTGAGCTTTTCCTGCTGGGCGTGCCGATGTTGCAAGCGCGACTGGAGCTTTTGCAGGCCGGCGGCCCGCAGTATGACAGCGATTACGATCGCAACCGGGCGCTGCTGAACACGCTGTTGGTAGG
It encodes:
- the rhlB gene encoding ATP-dependent RNA helicase RhlB translates to MSKTHLTEQKFSDFALHPQVIEALESKGFHNCTPIQALTLPLTLSGRDVAGQAQTGTGKTLAFLASTFHYLLSHPTSAERETNQPRALIMAPTRELAVQIHADAEALAKATGLKLGLAYGGDGYDKQLKVLESGVDILIGTTGRLIDYAKQDYVNLGAIQVVVLDEADRMYDLGFIKDIRWLFRRMPATDQRLNMLFSATLSYRVRELAFEQMNNAEYVEVEPEQKTGHRIKEELFYPSNEEKMRLLQTLIEEEWPDRCIIFANTKHRCEDVWGHLAADGHRVGLLTGDVPQKKRLRILEDFTHGNIDILVATDVAARGLHIPLVTHVFNYDLPDDCEDYVHRIGRTGRAGESGCSISLACEEYALNLPAIEEYTGHRIPVSKYNSEALLSDFPPPKRLTRPRSASGPRRQNSQRRSSSPRHNNRRRQD
- the trxA gene encoding thioredoxin TrxA, translated to MSDKIIHLTDGTFDKDVLQAEGVTLVDFWAEWCGPCKMIAPILNEISEEYADRLTVAKLNIDENPATAPKYGIRGIPTLLLFKNGEVAATKVGALSKGQLKEFIEANL
- the rho gene encoding transcription termination factor Rho translates to MNLTELKNTPVSELITLGENMGLENLARMRKQDIIFAILKQHAKSGEDIFGDGVLEILQDGFGFLRSADSSYLAGPDDIYVSPSQIRRFNLRTGDTISGKIRPPKEGERYFALLKVNEVNYDKPENARSKILFENLTPLHANSRLRMERGNGSTEDLTARVLDLASPIGRGQRGLIVAPPKAGKTMLLQNIAQSIAYNHPDCVLMVLLIDERPEEVTEMQRLVKGEVIASTFDEPASRHVQVAEMVIEKAKRLVEHKKDVIILLDSITRLARAYNTVVPSSGKVLTGGVDANALHRPKRFFGAARNVEEGGSLTIIATALVDTGSKMDEVIYEEFKGTGNMELHLSRKIAEKRVFPAIDYNRSGTRKEELLASSEELQKMWILRKIIHPMGEIDAMEFLINKLAMTKTNDEFFDMMKRS
- the wecA gene encoding UDP-N-acetylglucosamine--undecaprenyl-phosphate N-acetylglucosaminephosphotransferase, which gives rise to MNLLMMSTQLASTFLFSFLFLLLARKVARKNGLVDRPNFRKRHQGLIPLVGGISVYAGVCFTFLMTDDYIPHARLYLVCAGILVVVGALDDRFDISVRLRATVQAAVAAAMMGFAGLTLQHLGYIFGDWNLSLGPFNYLLTLFAVWAAINAFNMVDGIDGLLGGLSSVSFGAIGILLYRSGNHSLALWSFSMIAATLPYILLNLGAFGRRYKVFMGDAGSTMMGFTAIWLLLQSTQGEGHPINPVTALWIIAIPLMDMVAIMYRRLRKGMSPFSADRQHIHHLIMRAGFTSRQAFVLITLSAAMLAAIGMAGEFLPFIPEWLMLALFLLMFSLYGFCLKRAWRVARFVKRVKRQLRERSYSQPR
- the wzzE gene encoding ECA polysaccharide chain length modulation protein, which encodes MSTENHVVRHNPWDNELDIRGLFQVLWRGKSWIAGSVMLFTALAMLYAWLAPQEWSATAITDKPTVNMLGGFYSQQQFLRNLDAKSFANPPADQLSITAESYSEFVMQAAAYDTRRDFWLQSAYYRERQTGDARADAALLDELVNQIQFTPYDEAKKTNDSVKLTAETSADANVLLRQYVAFASQRAASHLNEALDGAWAARTVFMRSQIKQQESVAKAAYDRELHVVELALQAARQQGIRQNAAETPANELPPSELFLLGVPMLQARLELLQAGGPQYDSDYDRNRALLNTLLVGPVVEKQFQTYRYLRTPEEPVKRDSPRRLLLLMMWGSVGLVIGAGVALARRR